From Spirosoma aerolatum, one genomic window encodes:
- a CDS encoding VCBS repeat-containing protein: protein MQRLLLLLIPLVASLAWAVGHNPPTPKRFRQLPSSQTGITFNNRIQESDSVNILRFEYLYNGGGVGIGDFNNDGWQDVFFTGNQVSSRLYLSKGKDEETPLHFEDVTESAGVTTHAWCTGVTIVDLNQDGWQDIYVSVAGYDKDTTKRANLLFINQTKKKGDPVRFREQAREYGLNDMGYSTQTAFFDYDHDGDLDAYVLTNALDRYNRNALRPKMMNGEAPGNDRLYRNMSAERAKERKSERAFSKDSLIHSFTLSLFKNVTHEAGILTEGYGLGITIADLNGDGWEDVYCANDFLSNDLVWINNQDGTFTNRAADYLKHQSHNAMGVDIADINHDLLPDIMVVDMLPNTNQRQKMMLPGYNYDRFRMDLKMGYQPQYMRNTLQLGGERGAFSEISQLAGVDKTDWSWAPLLADFDNDGYRDLLITNGYRRDVTNLDFTTYLADLHAGGFGDEQEKNKKAYQKLLELPDVKLADFCYRNRGAEGNLTFEDVSEQWGLDAPNFSNGAAYADLDNDGDLDIVINAIDDEAFVYENGTAQVAEYSDSKEHVNSWLRLALERNPAQGTRVNVYSGNHTQTAEFNPTRGYVSSVEPYLHFGLGATSTIDSVEIIWNDGTYQVLRTVKPNQVLRVVYDPIGKYKPRSFSTPTYFQEIPATDLGLDYVHAESEFNDFAQTPLLPHKHSQNGPPMAVADVDGNGLEDIYIGSDFGQKSYLYFQQSTGRFAKKELQKEANQEETGALFFDADQDGDQDLYVVSGGSHANAPSAAYQDRLYLNDGKGHLTPSKQALPLINSSGSCISACDFDNDGDLDLFRGSRLIPGQYPMPVNSFLLKNEHGRFIDITAQVAPELQNIGLVTSAIWADLDKDGLQDLALCGEWMPITILKNTGKQFTHSLIHSFAHSSGWWNTLATADFDHDGDMDLIAGNLGLNTKYKASSEQPIELFAADFDKNGRIDPIITYYNDRQRWIRQTRDLLTTQIPSMKRRFPNFDTYANATFNESFTEEERNSAYHLKATEFRSMYYENVGNGFKAHPLPVEAQFGPVYGIVVDDFNRDGYQDALLIGNSYASETIGGWYDASKGTLLLGDKRGGFMVDNLNGLNADKEAKSIVQLHQKKATSVIIIGNTNSPLQVFTRGNTNE from the coding sequence ATGCAACGACTTTTATTACTCCTGATCCCCCTGGTAGCCTCCCTGGCCTGGGCCGTCGGACACAACCCACCGACGCCAAAACGATTCCGTCAGCTCCCTTCTTCGCAAACGGGCATCACGTTCAACAATCGGATACAGGAATCGGATTCGGTGAATATTCTACGCTTTGAATACCTCTACAACGGCGGGGGCGTTGGTATTGGCGACTTCAACAATGATGGCTGGCAGGATGTTTTTTTTACGGGTAATCAGGTTTCTTCGCGCTTATATCTGAGTAAAGGAAAAGATGAAGAAACACCATTGCATTTCGAGGACGTAACGGAATCAGCGGGCGTAACAACGCATGCCTGGTGCACGGGCGTTACCATCGTCGACCTGAATCAGGACGGTTGGCAGGACATTTATGTGAGTGTGGCCGGTTACGACAAAGACACGACCAAGCGGGCTAATCTGCTGTTTATCAACCAGACGAAGAAAAAAGGCGATCCTGTTCGATTTCGGGAACAAGCCCGTGAATATGGGCTGAACGACATGGGTTACAGCACCCAAACTGCTTTTTTCGATTACGACCACGACGGTGACCTGGACGCTTATGTGTTAACGAACGCTCTTGACCGCTATAATCGAAACGCCCTGCGTCCGAAAATGATGAATGGGGAAGCTCCTGGTAATGATCGGTTGTACCGGAACATGAGCGCAGAAAGGGCGAAAGAGCGAAAGAGTGAAAGAGCGTTTTCTAAAGATTCGCTCATTCACTCGTTCACTCTTTCACTCTTTAAAAACGTTACCCACGAGGCTGGCATCTTGACAGAAGGGTATGGACTGGGTATTACCATTGCGGATCTGAATGGTGATGGCTGGGAGGATGTGTACTGCGCGAATGATTTTCTGTCGAATGATTTGGTATGGATTAATAATCAGGATGGTACGTTTACCAATAGAGCAGCTGATTATCTGAAGCACCAGTCTCATAACGCGATGGGCGTCGACATCGCTGATATCAACCATGATTTGCTGCCCGACATTATGGTCGTTGACATGCTGCCCAATACGAACCAGCGTCAGAAAATGATGCTGCCCGGATACAATTACGACCGGTTTCGTATGGATTTGAAAATGGGTTACCAACCACAATACATGCGCAATACTTTGCAGTTGGGCGGGGAGCGGGGAGCCTTCTCTGAAATCTCCCAACTCGCGGGTGTCGATAAAACCGATTGGAGCTGGGCACCCCTATTGGCCGATTTTGACAATGATGGCTATCGCGATTTACTGATTACCAATGGCTATCGACGAGATGTAACGAATCTGGATTTTACTACGTATCTGGCCGATTTACATGCCGGAGGTTTTGGTGATGAGCAGGAGAAAAATAAAAAAGCCTACCAAAAATTACTGGAACTTCCTGACGTGAAACTGGCTGATTTCTGCTACCGAAATCGAGGAGCGGAAGGCAATCTGACGTTTGAGGACGTATCGGAGCAATGGGGTCTCGACGCACCAAATTTTTCCAATGGGGCTGCATACGCCGATCTGGATAATGACGGGGATCTGGACATAGTCATTAACGCCATCGATGACGAAGCCTTTGTCTATGAAAATGGTACAGCGCAGGTTGCAGAGTATAGCGACAGTAAAGAACACGTAAATTCGTGGCTTCGGCTGGCGCTTGAGCGGAATCCAGCGCAGGGAACGCGGGTGAATGTCTACTCCGGGAATCATACACAAACAGCCGAATTTAATCCGACGCGTGGTTATGTATCGTCAGTGGAGCCGTATCTGCATTTTGGGTTGGGGGCCACGTCAACTATCGATTCGGTGGAGATCATCTGGAATGATGGTACCTATCAGGTGCTACGTACTGTAAAGCCCAATCAAGTGTTACGTGTTGTTTATGATCCGATTGGAAAATACAAACCACGTAGTTTTTCAACACCCACGTATTTTCAAGAGATACCAGCAACTGATCTAGGGCTGGATTACGTCCATGCCGAGAGCGAGTTTAATGACTTTGCACAGACCCCTTTACTGCCTCATAAGCACTCGCAGAATGGCCCACCTATGGCGGTCGCCGATGTGGATGGAAATGGATTGGAGGATATCTACATTGGTTCAGATTTTGGTCAGAAAAGTTATCTGTACTTCCAGCAGTCAACTGGTCGTTTTGCAAAAAAGGAACTTCAGAAAGAAGCCAATCAGGAAGAGACAGGCGCTTTGTTTTTCGACGCGGACCAGGATGGGGATCAGGACTTGTACGTAGTCAGCGGAGGAAGCCATGCCAACGCTCCTTCAGCCGCCTATCAGGATCGGCTTTATTTGAATGATGGGAAGGGGCATTTGACGCCATCCAAACAGGCATTGCCCCTAATCAACAGTAGCGGCTCCTGCATTAGTGCCTGTGATTTTGATAATGATGGTGATCTGGATTTGTTTCGAGGTAGCCGGCTGATTCCAGGTCAATACCCAATGCCCGTCAACAGTTTTCTGCTTAAAAACGAGCATGGTCGATTTATCGACATAACAGCGCAGGTCGCTCCTGAACTACAAAACATTGGGCTGGTTACGTCAGCTATATGGGCCGATTTAGACAAAGATGGTTTACAAGATTTAGCGCTTTGTGGCGAATGGATGCCTATTACTATACTAAAAAATACAGGCAAGCAATTCACTCATTCGCTCATCCACTCATTCGCTCATTCAAGTGGCTGGTGGAATACGCTCGCTACTGCCGATTTTGATCATGACGGTGATATGGATTTGATAGCCGGAAATCTGGGATTGAATACCAAATACAAAGCATCATCCGAACAGCCGATTGAGTTATTTGCCGCCGATTTTGACAAAAACGGGCGTATCGATCCTATCATAACCTATTACAATGATCGACAGCGGTGGATACGCCAAACACGCGATCTGTTAACGACGCAGATCCCATCGATGAAACGTCGTTTCCCCAATTTCGATACGTATGCAAATGCGACCTTCAACGAATCATTTACAGAAGAGGAACGCAATTCGGCCTACCATTTAAAAGCAACAGAATTTCGCAGCATGTACTACGAAAACGTTGGTAATGGGTTTAAAGCGCATCCGCTTCCTGTGGAAGCCCAATTTGGTCCTGTATACGGTATTGTGGTCGATGATTTTAATAGGGATGGGTATCAAGACGCTTTACTCATCGGTAACTCCTATGCCTCAGAAACTATCGGCGGCTGGTATGATGCCTCAAAAGGCACCTTATTACTTGGCGATAAACGTGGTGGATTTATGGTTGACAACCTTAACGGGTTGAATGCCGATAAAGAAGCGAAATCGATCGTGCAACTTCATCAGAAAAAGGCCACATCCGTGATCATAATTGGTAATACGAATAGCCCGCTTCAAGTGTTTACCAGGGGTAATACCAATGAATGA
- a CDS encoding GntR family transcriptional regulator yields the protein MIGGTALRDASFLRIDENGKTPKFQQIINGIIAQIEAGIFKPGDRLPSINETSAEYYLARATVEKAYCNLLKSGHITSLYRKGFFISQGKIVKRVLFLTGAISETNRAIFKAVSEQLGKAYKVDIYAYEYQRDYLLDELEKQAGNYHYFVLMPHHLGEICDLTDLLKKIPSDRLIFLNGSTVTASRNCASVRFGCGEHFRTILEANAATFRKYHTLNFVTTDNEYIPADWYRAFFAFTETYKLNGQVLDDVREAPLQRGSAYLLIDDDDLITTIQDASRKGFTLGHDIGIVSFNDARYKAVLGGGISVIQTDVATIGRNLAIIIAQNQKQTVRIPMQFIDRGSL from the coding sequence ATGATTGGGGGAACTGCTTTACGAGATGCATCCTTTTTACGGATTGACGAAAACGGAAAAACGCCCAAATTCCAACAAATTATTAACGGCATTATTGCCCAGATCGAAGCGGGTATTTTCAAACCCGGCGACCGACTGCCCTCCATCAATGAAACCAGTGCTGAGTATTATCTGGCTCGCGCTACGGTCGAGAAAGCGTACTGCAATCTGCTTAAAAGCGGGCACATCACCTCCTTATATCGTAAAGGCTTTTTTATCTCGCAGGGCAAAATCGTCAAACGCGTGCTGTTTCTGACGGGTGCGATCAGCGAAACGAACCGGGCTATTTTTAAGGCAGTAAGCGAACAGCTTGGTAAAGCCTATAAAGTCGACATTTATGCCTACGAATATCAGCGCGATTACCTACTGGATGAGTTAGAAAAACAGGCGGGTAATTACCATTACTTTGTGTTGATGCCGCATCATCTGGGCGAAATATGCGACTTGACCGACCTGCTGAAGAAAATCCCATCGGATCGGCTCATTTTTCTGAATGGTTCAACGGTAACGGCGTCCCGAAACTGTGCGTCAGTACGTTTCGGATGCGGGGAGCATTTCCGAACCATTCTCGAAGCGAATGCCGCTACATTCCGTAAGTACCACACGCTCAACTTTGTCACGACCGACAACGAGTATATCCCCGCCGACTGGTATCGTGCATTTTTTGCCTTTACAGAAACCTACAAGTTGAATGGGCAAGTACTGGACGACGTTCGGGAAGCACCCTTGCAGCGTGGGTCGGCCTACCTACTCATAGACGATGACGATTTAATAACCACAATTCAGGATGCCAGCCGGAAAGGGTTTACGCTGGGGCATGATATTGGCATTGTCTCGTTCAACGATGCCCGGTACAAAGCGGTCCTGGGCGGTGGTATTTCGGTGATACAAACCGATGTAGCGACGATTGGGCGGAATCTGGCAATCATCATTGCACAGAACCAGAAACAGACCGTCCGTATTCCGATGCAGTTTATTGATCGTGGCTCGTTGTAA
- the ilvB gene encoding biosynthetic-type acetolactate synthase large subunit has translation MKQATNDLPTPTFQGDAIDQTGAQAVLEALLAEGVNTIFGYPGGAIIPVYDALYDYTPSLTHITVRHEQGAIHAAQGYARVSGRTGVCLATSGPGATNLVTGIADAMMDSTPVVCIVGQVNSDLLGTNAFQEVDMITLTQPITKWNYEIIHPDEIPGIIAKAFHIARSGRPGPVVISITKDAQLMPLHRPVERRLTFTSKKPPLPDPTQLQRAADLLNETTFPFILAGQGILLAKATNELVALAETMGSPVATTLLGQSAFPTDHPLYTGWLGMHGTYASNMLTTKCDVIIGIGMRFDERVTGDPNAFATQAKIVHIDIDPAEIGKVTQPEVALVGDAKEILRQLIPLLKAHPSSNWQSHFTRYQSLESEKITRRELAPTTQKIKMAEVIAMLSDKTAGNAVLVTDVGQHQMKASRYYQFRRTHSLITSGGFGTMGFALPAAIGAKVGAPDRDIIVVVGDGGFQMTLQELATIAQYGWPIKIILLNNNYLGMVRQWQQLFFERRYSFVHLQNPDFMTIARGFAIDSKQCSQRDLLSASLDDLLASHQPFLLEVIVEQEENVFPMFPAGGRMDQIRLE, from the coding sequence ATGAAGCAAGCAACAAATGATTTACCGACACCAACGTTTCAAGGCGATGCGATTGATCAAACCGGCGCACAAGCAGTCCTTGAAGCACTCTTAGCGGAAGGAGTCAATACAATTTTTGGCTACCCCGGTGGAGCAATCATACCGGTTTACGACGCCTTGTACGATTATACCCCCTCCCTGACGCATATTACCGTAAGGCACGAACAGGGAGCCATTCATGCGGCCCAGGGTTATGCCCGGGTCAGTGGCCGAACAGGCGTTTGCCTGGCGACTTCAGGTCCCGGTGCGACAAACTTAGTGACAGGCATTGCTGATGCCATGATGGATTCCACGCCTGTTGTCTGTATTGTTGGTCAGGTGAATTCAGACCTGCTGGGAACAAACGCATTTCAGGAGGTCGATATGATTACACTGACCCAGCCAATCACTAAGTGGAATTATGAAATAATTCACCCAGATGAAATACCCGGCATCATCGCAAAAGCATTTCACATCGCCCGCTCAGGACGCCCTGGTCCAGTAGTAATCAGCATTACCAAGGATGCACAGCTCATGCCGTTGCATAGACCGGTTGAACGCAGGCTTACTTTTACCTCAAAAAAGCCACCGTTACCTGATCCAACACAGCTACAGCGCGCGGCCGATTTGCTGAACGAGACCACATTTCCGTTCATTCTGGCCGGTCAGGGAATATTATTGGCGAAAGCAACCAACGAACTTGTCGCTCTTGCCGAAACAATGGGTAGCCCGGTTGCTACTACGTTACTGGGTCAATCCGCTTTTCCGACTGATCACCCACTGTACACCGGCTGGCTGGGTATGCACGGTACGTATGCCAGCAATATGTTAACGACAAAATGTGATGTTATCATTGGCATCGGGATGCGTTTCGACGAGCGTGTTACGGGAGACCCGAATGCGTTTGCCACTCAGGCTAAAATCGTTCATATTGATATTGACCCCGCCGAGATCGGCAAAGTGACTCAACCCGAAGTTGCGTTGGTGGGGGATGCCAAAGAGATTTTACGTCAACTGATACCGCTGTTGAAGGCGCATCCTTCCTCTAATTGGCAATCGCATTTTACCAGGTACCAATCACTCGAAAGCGAGAAGATCACCAGGCGGGAGCTGGCGCCGACCACGCAGAAGATAAAGATGGCTGAGGTTATCGCCATGCTTTCCGACAAAACGGCGGGTAATGCCGTGCTGGTCACCGACGTAGGCCAACACCAGATGAAAGCGTCACGCTATTATCAATTTCGCCGAACGCATAGCTTAATAACGTCCGGAGGATTTGGCACAATGGGGTTTGCGCTCCCGGCTGCCATTGGTGCCAAAGTGGGAGCGCCGGATCGTGACATTATAGTCGTTGTTGGCGACGGAGGCTTTCAGATGACCCTACAAGAGTTGGCAACAATAGCGCAATATGGTTGGCCCATCAAAATAATTCTACTAAACAACAATTACCTGGGTATGGTACGGCAATGGCAACAATTGTTTTTTGAACGTCGGTACTCGTTTGTCCATTTGCAAAACCCAGACTTTATGACGATTGCTCGTGGGTTTGCGATCGATAGTAAACAGTGTAGCCAGCGTGACTTACTTTCAGCCAGTTTAGATGACTTATTGGCTAGCCATCAACCATTCTTACTGGAAGTAATTGTCGAACAGGAAGAAAATGTGTTTCCAATGTTCCCCGCCGGAGGACGAATGGATCAGATTCGTTTAGAGTAG
- a CDS encoding helix-turn-helix transcriptional regulator: protein MRIIHDTTPLSNSAHGENTPGLYARFSWQHWSFEQGLSAHYFTFQTQSAHHLTTLYGEECFKIVLCISGQANIDSLQRRFSFQAGKLYLYKALGVSESNLQAGMAYELLHIHFPVSKLQAVIADTPLQDMLLNGNQVLSLALTPTIFSLILTLVNSEFQGALRQLQVESALYQLLFEIIKTADRTYPPVHHAISTNQTRLIKEAKELLDTHTGYISIRQLAKEVGTNMVSLKTGFKALYKTTIFSYQQNKNLQKAYELLLVENMTIQQVSECCGYQSLGSFSNAFLRRYGHRPSALLKRPIE, encoded by the coding sequence ATGCGAATCATACATGATACCACTCCTCTTTCCAATAGTGCACACGGAGAGAACACGCCGGGTCTGTATGCCCGATTTAGCTGGCAGCATTGGTCATTTGAACAAGGGCTAAGTGCTCATTATTTCACGTTTCAAACACAGTCTGCGCACCATTTGACGACGCTCTATGGCGAAGAGTGTTTTAAGATTGTGCTTTGTATTTCAGGGCAAGCCAACATAGATTCCCTTCAGCGACGGTTTTCGTTTCAGGCAGGCAAACTTTACCTGTACAAAGCCTTAGGGGTATCTGAATCTAACTTGCAGGCTGGAATGGCTTACGAGCTGCTCCATATACATTTCCCTGTGTCGAAGCTGCAAGCAGTGATCGCGGACACCCCGCTCCAGGATATGCTTCTGAACGGAAATCAAGTGCTTTCCTTAGCGTTAACGCCAACGATTTTTAGCCTGATTCTAACACTGGTTAATTCGGAGTTTCAGGGGGCGTTACGGCAATTACAAGTGGAGAGTGCGCTGTATCAGCTCTTGTTTGAAATTATCAAAACAGCAGACAGAACCTATCCACCCGTTCATCACGCTATATCGACAAACCAAACCAGATTGATAAAGGAGGCTAAAGAGCTACTTGATACCCATACGGGCTACATATCGATACGTCAGCTCGCGAAAGAGGTGGGCACGAATATGGTTTCGCTTAAAACGGGCTTTAAAGCGCTTTACAAGACAACTATTTTTAGCTATCAGCAAAACAAAAATTTACAAAAAGCTTATGAGCTGCTTTTGGTGGAGAATATGACCATTCAGCAGGTCAGCGAGTGTTGTGGATACCAAAGTCTTGGTAGTTTCTCGAATGCGTTTCTGCGACGCTACGGCCATCGACCCTCAGCGTTGCTGAAACGACCGATTGAATAA
- a CDS encoding helix-turn-helix domain-containing protein, producing MDPIPVRHTPSDVSHAEASDGFVVRRLDKLLAGQGMIQPLHRHGFYFMLVIEKGSGEHSIDFIPYPVGDGCVFIVRPGQVHALSLATGGQGFLAQFPGDLLHKDPLKKVSKTNYYQPNANSFERILSFMNAIYWEISEKNSQYQQAIQLTLQLLFIELLRQEKSPRTTADSSNIYSQERLEAFQELIADHFTEQKQVSWYARQLNLSAYQLNAITKATLDKTASAIINEYILLEAKRYVLATSSQINQISWQLGYDDVSYFIRFFKKHTGYSPEAFRLKFNEVP from the coding sequence ATGGATCCGATACCGGTACGACATACCCCCTCCGATGTTAGCCATGCCGAGGCTTCCGATGGCTTTGTTGTTCGGAGACTTGATAAATTACTGGCCGGACAGGGCATGATTCAGCCCCTGCATAGGCATGGTTTCTATTTTATGCTGGTCATTGAAAAGGGATCAGGTGAGCATAGCATCGATTTTATCCCTTATCCTGTCGGGGATGGCTGCGTGTTTATTGTGCGGCCCGGTCAGGTGCATGCCTTATCGTTGGCAACTGGGGGACAGGGTTTTTTGGCTCAGTTTCCTGGCGATTTGCTACACAAAGATCCCCTGAAGAAAGTCAGCAAAACGAATTATTATCAGCCCAATGCCAATAGCTTTGAGAGGATTTTGTCTTTTATGAATGCTATCTATTGGGAAATTTCAGAAAAGAACTCCCAATACCAACAGGCGATTCAACTGACCCTTCAATTGCTTTTTATTGAGTTATTACGTCAGGAGAAAAGCCCCCGAACAACCGCTGACAGTTCCAATATCTATAGTCAGGAACGGCTGGAAGCGTTTCAGGAATTAATTGCCGATCACTTCACCGAACAAAAACAGGTGAGCTGGTACGCCCGTCAATTGAATCTGTCGGCTTATCAGTTGAATGCCATCACCAAAGCAACGCTAGACAAAACAGCTTCTGCAATCATTAATGAATACATCCTGCTGGAGGCCAAACGATACGTACTGGCTACCTCCAGCCAGATCAATCAGATTTCGTGGCAGCTTGGCTATGACGATGTCTCGTACTTTATTCGCTTCTTTAAAAAGCATACCGGGTATTCTCCCGAAGCCTTCAGACTGAAGTTCAACGAAGTGCCATAG
- a CDS encoding MFS transporter, with the protein MKNDKAAILLVISFCVLLTSLGTSIANIALPVFEEAFSTTFQLVQWVTISYLLAITVSVTIVGKLADQYGHRRILLTGLLLFTIASFLCAFAPTISALILMRALQGMGAAVLMTSSVTIVKKNNETVKMGSAMGLIGTLSAVGTAMGPSVGGLLLSVWGWPSIFLLLACLGIPTFWLSMHYIRKDNLIVNNTQRINVLGVVTLVVSIAAYALSMTLGKESIRPQSLLLILFSVLSGSLFVYVQKRSSNPLIDASVFKNWVLRNSLLANFLVATIMMTTLVIGPFFLTVGLGLTEFNAGLVMSVGPLISILTGIPAGKLVDTLGPDRIVKVGLHGLWAGTIALASLPAVYGLTGYIIGICLLTPGYQLFQAGNNTAVMAHTSKRQDGIIAGILNLSRNLGLVTGASVMGALFSLAVATKPIRAAKPEDMLHGLTVTFGVGAMLLGLVSIQSWLKSDKPVIR; encoded by the coding sequence ATGAAAAATGACAAAGCGGCCATCCTATTGGTTATTTCCTTTTGTGTGTTGCTGACTTCGTTAGGAACAAGCATCGCCAATATTGCTCTACCGGTTTTTGAGGAAGCCTTTTCGACAACGTTCCAGTTGGTGCAGTGGGTTACCATTTCATACCTGCTGGCTATCACAGTTTCCGTCACCATTGTCGGTAAACTGGCCGACCAGTACGGCCATCGCCGGATTTTATTGACAGGCTTACTCCTGTTCACGATTGCCTCGTTTTTGTGTGCATTTGCGCCTACAATTTCAGCACTTATCCTCATGAGGGCCCTTCAGGGTATGGGAGCTGCGGTTCTGATGACCAGTAGCGTTACAATCGTCAAAAAAAATAACGAAACCGTTAAAATGGGTAGTGCGATGGGCCTGATCGGAACCTTATCTGCCGTTGGTACAGCCATGGGCCCTTCGGTGGGCGGACTCCTGCTTAGTGTCTGGGGCTGGCCGTCTATTTTTCTGTTGCTGGCCTGTTTAGGTATCCCTACGTTCTGGTTGAGCATGCACTATATTCGTAAAGACAACCTGATTGTGAACAATACCCAACGGATCAACGTGCTGGGCGTGGTGACGCTTGTTGTATCAATTGCCGCTTATGCGCTGTCCATGACGCTTGGAAAAGAATCCATACGTCCACAAAGTCTCCTGCTGATTCTTTTTTCCGTGCTGTCTGGTAGTCTGTTCGTTTATGTTCAGAAACGCAGTAGTAACCCATTGATCGACGCCAGCGTTTTTAAAAATTGGGTACTACGGAACTCGTTACTGGCTAATTTTTTGGTCGCTACGATCATGATGACAACCTTAGTGATTGGCCCCTTCTTTCTGACAGTTGGTTTAGGTCTGACCGAATTTAATGCCGGGTTAGTCATGTCGGTAGGCCCGTTGATTTCGATACTGACCGGAATACCCGCCGGAAAATTAGTCGATACACTAGGCCCGGATCGTATCGTAAAAGTAGGTCTGCACGGTCTATGGGCTGGTACAATAGCCTTAGCCAGTTTACCAGCAGTTTATGGGTTGACGGGGTATATCATCGGGATTTGTTTGCTGACGCCGGGATACCAGTTATTTCAGGCAGGTAACAACACCGCTGTGATGGCCCATACCAGCAAGAGGCAGGATGGAATTATAGCTGGCATCCTGAATTTGTCCCGTAACCTGGGGCTGGTTACGGGAGCGTCCGTAATGGGAGCCTTATTTTCACTAGCAGTCGCCACGAAACCGATTCGTGCAGCAAAGCCGGAGGATATGCTGCACGGGCTGACCGTTACGTTTGGGGTGGGAGCTATGTTACTGGGCTTGGTGAGTATACAATCATGGCTGAAAAGTGATAAGCCTGTCATTCGTTGA
- a CDS encoding NAD-dependent epimerase/dehydratase family protein codes for MTQKNLALVTGANGHLGNNLVRLLIEKGIPVRASVRNIKNKEPFAGLNCEVVQADITNKQSLISALQDVDVLYAVGAAFKLWAKDPKKEIYDVNLAGIKNTIEAAAEAGVKRIVYVSSIAALNYTKLPTQEGYGYNPDRRDMYYNSKNDGERLAFDLAKKHNIELVAVLPSAMIGSRAFAPLNVSYNIINLILKKQIPVETNITLNWIDVKDVAEGCYLAAIKGRNGERYILANEQCMSIKDTTRIAQELFPELKIKLPAAVPKPVLFTVAWFMEMGSKLTGKAPLLTTKDIAMFSGLQQNVDITKARTELGFNPKDPVQAVKEAMRYLRENESRFNE; via the coding sequence ATGACACAGAAGAATCTGGCCCTGGTTACAGGAGCCAACGGGCATTTGGGAAACAACCTGGTGCGATTACTGATTGAAAAAGGTATCCCGGTTCGGGCTTCGGTTCGCAATATCAAAAATAAAGAACCCTTTGCCGGATTGAATTGCGAAGTAGTACAAGCCGACATCACCAACAAGCAATCACTGATAAGCGCATTACAAGACGTTGACGTTCTGTATGCGGTTGGAGCCGCCTTCAAACTTTGGGCCAAAGACCCCAAAAAAGAAATCTACGATGTAAATCTTGCCGGTATAAAAAACACCATCGAGGCCGCAGCCGAAGCGGGGGTAAAACGAATCGTTTATGTGAGTTCCATCGCGGCCTTGAACTATACCAAACTTCCCACCCAAGAAGGTTATGGCTACAATCCTGACCGCCGGGATATGTATTATAATTCGAAAAATGACGGCGAAAGGCTGGCCTTTGACCTGGCAAAAAAGCACAACATTGAACTGGTAGCCGTGTTGCCATCGGCCATGATTGGCAGTAGAGCCTTTGCCCCGTTAAATGTTTCCTATAATATCATCAATCTGATTCTGAAAAAACAGATTCCTGTCGAAACCAATATCACCCTGAACTGGATCGACGTAAAAGACGTCGCCGAAGGCTGCTATCTGGCTGCTATAAAAGGCAGAAATGGCGAACGTTATATTCTGGCCAACGAACAATGTATGTCCATCAAAGACACGACCCGAATTGCCCAGGAACTTTTCCCCGAGTTAAAAATTAAATTACCTGCGGCCGTACCCAAACCTGTACTCTTTACCGTTGCCTGGTTTATGGAAATGGGAAGCAAATTAACGGGAAAAGCTCCATTGCTCACCACCAAAGACATTGCCATGTTCTCAGGGTTGCAGCAGAACGTTGACATCACAAAAGCACGGACAGAATTAGGATTTAATCCCAAAGATCCGGTACAAGCCGTAAAAGAAGCCATGCGGTATTTACGTGAAAACGAAAGTCGGTTCAACGAATGA